GCTCATCGGCCAGCGCGGCGACAACCCCCGCCTGTTCAAGCCCGGCGTGTACGAAATGCTGAAGTCCGGCGACCAGCTGGTCACGGGCAAGCGCCTGGACCTGCCGGAAGCCACCAACGTGTTCAACTTCACCTACCTGCCCGGCAGCAAGGGTGAAGGCGACAAGTGCGTGGTCCTTACCGAAAACGAGCGGCTGCGCGTGCATACCGACCGCGGCGCCCGCCTGTCCGAAACCGACGAGAACTACTCCGGTTCGTCCAAGGGCATTCCCGAGGAACCCTCCATGCCGGGTCTTGGCAAGGACCGCGTGCAGCTGAAGAACATCTACTTCGTGCCGCTGCGCATGTACGCCGTGAACCTGGACCGCGACGACAACTGGGAGCTGCTGGTCAACCGGCCCATCTCCACCGCCGCGCAGTTCTTCGAGCGTTACCGCTTCTTCCCGCAGGGTGAAATCCACGCCCTGTACTGGGACGGCGTGGGCCTGAACCTGCAATGGAAGACCCGCCGCATCAAGGGCTCCGTGGCCGACTTCACCGTGGGCGACTTCAACAACGACGGCGTGACCGACATCGTGCTGTGCGTGAACACCCACCCTGGCGCCCTGGGACTGGAAAGCCGCAAGACCATGCTGCTGGCCTACCCCCTCGACCTGTCCAAGGCCGACCCCAACACGGCGCCGGACAAGACCGAGAACGAACAGCAGTAGCCGGTCACCGGGCCAGCCTTCCCCCAGAGGGAAGCGGCCCCTTGCCCCGGTTCGTCTCCGGTTCGCCCCCAGTTCGCCCGATGACCACGCCCGGCGGGATGCCCACGCACCCGCCGGGCGTTCTCGTACCGAAGGACGCCCTGCCCGGCGACTGAGCGTTCCGCACGGTGCGCCTGCAACGCGGCCACATAGTGTACAGACAGGGCCCGCAGGGGCTGGCATGCCCCCGCGGCCTCGCGGTGGCCGATCCCTTTGGCGCGCACGGGCCATCCCTTCACGCAACCCTCAACGCACGGACCCCACGTCATGGCAGAACCGCTCGTGGTCACCGCCGCAGAGGCCGGGCAGAAGCTGGTGCAGTACCTGCAACGGCGCTGCGGCGCGCCGCAGTCGGCCATCCAGCGCTGGGTGCGCACCGGGCAGGTGCGCATCAACGGGGGGCGCTGCAAGCCCTTCGACCGCGTGGCCGAGGGCGACGTGGTGCGGGTGCCTCCTTTTGCCCTGGCGGGCGGAGAGGGGGACCCGGTTGTCGGGAGAAGTGCGCCGGATGCAGGGCAGGAAGCGGCGCGGGATGCGTCGGCGAATGCGGGCGGAGGCAAAGAGCGGGGCTCCGCCCCGCGCCCCGCAAGGGGACCGTGTCCCCTTGACCCCGAACCGGGTGAGGGCGCGGCCTGTGGTACGGGAGCGGCGGGAAGCGCGGCGGCACCAGGTCCACGGGCATGCGGCGCGCGCCCGGAATTTCAGGCATCACCCTTGCCCGTGGCGGGCCGCGCCGAAGGGCTGCTGGTGCTGCTGAAGCCCGCCGGGCTGGCGGTGCAGCCGGGCACCGGCCACGACGATTGCGTTACCGCCCGGCTTGCGGCGCAGTACGCCGGGGCGGACTTTCTGCCCACGCCCGCTCACCGGCTGGACCGCGACACCTCGGGCCTGCTGCTGGTGGCCACCAGTTATGCCCGGCTGCGGGCGCTGTCCGACGCCTTTGCGGCGCGCGAAGGGCTGGTGAAGGAATACCTGGCCTGGGTGGCGGGGCGCTGGCCCCACGAGGGCGCGCTGACCCTGCATGACCGGCTGGAGAAGCAGGGCGCTCCGGGCCGCCAGAAGGTGCGCCGGGTGGGCGGGGACGGTTCCGTGCCTCGCGCGGCCTCTGCTACTGACGCGGTTCGCGTGGCGTTTGGTACGGACGCGGCCCATGCCGCCGCCGGTGCTGACGCTGGCCGCCACGCCGCCTGCACCGTCACCCCCCTGCGGCGCGGCGATGGGGCGTCTCTGCTGCTGGTGCGGTTGCACACCGGACGCACCCACCAGATCCGGGTGCAGCTTGCGGAGCGGGGGCACCCCATCATGGGTGACCGCAAGTACGGTGGGCCCGCCTGTGGCCAGGGCATGCTGCTGCACGCCGTACGCCTGACCCTGCCCGACGGCGAACGCTTCACGGCCCTGCCGGACTGGACGGGCCGCTGGCAGGTGGGCGAGGGCGATCTGCCCTGACCCGCACAGGCCGAATCCGGTGCCATTGGGTGCCGGGCATCTGCCCCCGCCGGATTTTCGGAAACTGCACCTGTTCCGTCTTTCGTTTTCCCGTACAAGGGTAGGCATGACAGTCGGATTGACTGGCAAACCCGCCAGGCAAATCCGCCTGACAGGCACGCCCGATACGCCCGTCTGGCAGACCCGGCTGGCCCCGCCAGCCGGAGTCTTTCGCCGGGTTGGCCGGGCCGCGCCGCGTGACGCACACACCGTACGGAGGATGGCAAAATGCTGCCGGATACATTTTTCGAAGTGCTGAAGAACGAAGGGGTCGTGGCCATCGCCACCCAGGGCGAGGACGGACCGCATCTCGTCAACACCTGGAACAGCTACCTCAAGGTGCTGGACGGCAACCGCATCGTGGTGCCCGTGGGGGGCATGCACAAGACCGAGGCCAACGTTGCCCGCGACGAACGGGTGCTGATGACTCTGGGCAGTCGCAAGGTCGCGGGCCGCAACGGGCCGGGCACGGGCTTCCTGATCCGTGGTTCTGCGGCGTTCCGCACCGATGGGCCGGAGTTCGAGGCCATCGCCCGGTTCAAGTGGGCCCGCGCGGCCCTGGTGATCACCGTGGCGTCGGCGGAGCAGACCCTGTAGGCGGGCCGCGTCTGCCTGAAGGGCCGACTGGACTGATTGGCGGCCTGCACGAGGCGCTTGCCCCGGTCAGGCGGCGAGCCCGGACAGATGATTATTCCGGTGGGGCCGGGCGTACATCGCCCGGCCCCGTGCCGTTTCATCGGGCGCGGGGAAAGCAGGCGCGGTGCAGTTGCGCCACGCCCTGTTCCAGTTCGTCGGGGGGCATGCCGCCGAAGCCGAGCAGCAGCAGGGGGCCGTCATGGGACGTGCTTCCGTACCCGTGGGGAGCGCTGGCAGGAGGACTGGCAGGTGGGCCACCCCGGAAGGCTTCGGGGCTGTCCGCCAGCCGGGTTTCGGAGAAGGGCAGCAGGCGGATGCCCGCGCGCCCGGCCAGCAGGGCCAGTTCCCGCTCGTCGGCATCCGTGCCGTGCAGCCGGACCACCACGTGCAGCCCCGCCCCCTGTCCGATCACGGTGGCCCGCCCGCCGAAGTGGGTGTCGATGGCGCGCAGCATGGCGTCGTGGCGCTGCCGGTATACCGTGCGCATGCGCCGCACGTGGCGGTCCCAGTGCCCGCGCGCCATGAACCGGGCCAGCACCCGCTGCTCCAGCAGGGGGACCATGGCGTGGTGGTGGCGGTGGCGTTGCCGGTAGACCTGAAGCAGCGCGGGCGGCAGCACCATGTAGCTCATGCGCAGGGCCGGGGAGAGGATCTTGGAAAAGGTGCCCGTGTAGACCACGGCCCCGTCCAGCCCGTCAGAACTGGCTGGCCCGGCTGGCCCGGCTGGCCTGTCCGGCTTGTCTGATCCGGCTGGATTGTCAGGTCCGGCCTGCCTGCCCGCGTCCCCTGGGTGCAGCCCCTGCATGCAGGGCACCGGCGTGCCCGCGTAGCGCAGTTCGCTGTCGTAGTCGTCCTCGATGATGACGTTGCCGCCCGCATTGGCCCATTGGATGAGCCGCAGCCTGTTGCGCACCGGCATCACGTGCCCCAGGGGAAACTGGTGCGACGGCGTGACGTAGGCCAGCGTGCAGCGGCTTTGCGCAAGGGCGTCCACGTCCATGCCCTCCGGCCCCACGGGCACGGGAACCACCGCAATGCCCCGGTTGCGGAACACGGCACGCGGCAGGGGATAGCCGGGGTTCTCCACCCCGACCACCAGCGGCCTTGCGGGATTGGCGCCCGCCACCGCGCCCGATACCGCGCCCACACCGGCGTTCGGCGAGGCGTCCATCATGATGTCCGCCACGATTTCCAGACTGTGCTGCAACCCGGCGCAGACGACCACGCGGTCCGGGGTGCAGACCACCCCGCGCGAGCGTTGCAGATAGTCGCCGATGGCCCGGCGCAGTTCCGGATCGCCTTGCGGGTGGTTGTATTCGGCAAGCTCGCGGGGGGCTTCGCGCAGGCATTCCAGAGTATAGGCGCGCCACAGGGGCAGGGGAAAGCTCGCCGGGTCCAGCCGGGCGGGGTGAAAGTCGAACCGGTACGGGGCGGGCGCTGCCGCCCCATGCACTCCGTCATGCACCCCGCCGTGCGCCCCACCCTGCGCCCTACCATGCTCCCTGTGGTGTGACCTGTCGTGCGCGGCGCCAGTGACGTCAGGTGTGCCTGTGACGTCAGGTGTGCCAGGGACGCCAGCGGTGCCGGACCCGCCAAGGGCGTCAGATGTGGTCGGGTGGTGGCGGGGGCCAGCGCCGGCAGCGGCGGGCGCGGGCGGCATGCCCGCGCGGAATGCCTGGTGCCGCTCCACGGGCGCCACGAAAAAGCCGCTTCTGGGCCGGGTGAGCAGAAACCCTTCGGCGATCAGCTCCAGGTAGGCGGTATCCACCGTGTTGCGGCTGACGCCAAGCTCGTCGGCCAGGTGCCGGACGGAAGGCAGACGGGTTCCTGCGGGCAGTTCGCCCGTCAGCACGCGGTCCCTGATCTGGGTGTACAACTGCACGTACAGCGGGGCGCTGTCCTCGTGGTTCAGGATGAACATGGTGTGCTCGTTTCCCGGCAAGAGGTGGACGCTGTTGGTGGGTGTGGCTGTTCGCGCCGGTTCCGGTCAGCTCCGGCCAGTTCTGGCCAACGCGCGCCGGTTCCGGCCTGTCCCGGCGAGACACGGCCTGTCTCGTCGAGATTCGGCCCGATCCAATGATATCCGGCCTGAACCGCTGATTCCGGCCTGACTCGGCCCGACTCAGGCAGGCCCGGCCAGTTTCGGCCCGCCCGGTGTCTGCCCGAAGGTTGATCCTTGCCCCTCGGTCGATCCGGGGCCAGCGGGGCATCGGGGTCACCGGGGCCAGTGTACAGCCAACGGCGTCCGGCGAACAGCGTCCAACGAAGAGGGGCGGCACGCCGCATGGCGCACCGCCCCCCGGGGTGTCGTACAATTCAGTATCCCGCCGGCTACTTGGCCGCTTCGATGAGCGCCAGACACCGCTTGGCCAGCGCCGTGACCTCGGGCTTGGAAATCTGGTCGTCGGCCCCCACCGAGTCGCCCTTGTGGCGCAGCTTGTCGGTGATCAGCGACGAGAACAGCACCACCGGCAGCTTCTTCAGGGCCGGGTCTTCCTTGACCTGCTTGCACAGGTTGTGGCCGTCCATGCTGGGCATCTCGATGTCGGAAACCAGCACCTGCACGTAGTCGGTGACCGGGCGGGCCTCCTGCTCGGCCTTGTGCTTCAGTTCCACCAGCCGCTCCCAGGCCTCGCGACCGTTGTTCACGGCCTCCACCTCGAAGTTGGCCTTCTGCATCAGGTCCTTCAGCATTTCGCGGATCAGGCCCGAGTCGTCGGCGATGAGGGCGCGGTAGCGGGTGTTGGCCGACCAGTCCACGGCCTCGTCCAGGCGCAGGCCCAGTTGGGGGTTCAGGTCGGCCACGATCTTCTCCAGGTCCAGGATGAAGATGATCCGCCCCTCCAGCTTGACCACGCCGGTGATGGAGTTGTTGGACAGCGCCGCCACGTATCTGTTCGGCGGCTCCACTTCCTCCCAGCTGATGCGGTGGATGCGGTTGACGCCGGAGACCATGAACGCCGTGGTCACGTTGTTGAATTCGGTGACGATGACCTTGGGCGGTTCGCTTTCGGCGCGCTGCTTGCCCAGCCACTGGCTGAGGTCCACCAGCGGGATGATGTGCGAACGCAGGTTGAACGCCCCCAGCACCGAGGGGTGCTGCACTTCGGGCAGTCCCGTGACCTTGGGCATGCGGATGATTTCCAGAACCTTGGCCACGTTGACCCCGTAGTAGCCCCGATAATTGGGCGTTGCGGGGTCGGTGGCGCTTTCCTCGAGGTGGAATTCCACGATCTCGAGTTCGTTGGTCCCGGCTTCGAGCAGGATGTTGGTCTGGGACATGGTCCCCTCCGTTGGTGCGTCGCGTCTTTCGGTACGTGCGGGGCGCTGGGTTCCGCAGCGGGCTTTCGCCGCCGCCCCGACCAGGTCCGCCGGCAAGCGGCGTGCCGGTTTCGGCGGGCGGAAACGCCTTGGAACAGAATTACAAGGATTCCAGAAACCGCTGCACGGCGTCAATAAGACTTTTCGGCGTGGATGCCCCCGCCGTTAGCCCGATGACTGATTTTTTTCGCAACTCGTCCACGGGAAGCTGGTCCACGGTCTCCACGTGCACGGTGAACACCCCCTGCGCGCGGGCCACGTCGGCCAGCCGCCGGGTGTTGCCGCTGTCGAAGCCGCCCACCACCACCATGGCCTGCACCCGCCGGGCAATGTCCACGGCCTCCTGCTGGCGCCTGCGGGTGGCGTCGCAGATGGTTTGCAGCACGGGGATGTCGTGGCCCAGGCGCTGCCGCAGCCAGGCCACCACGTCTTCGAAGCCCTCGCGGTCCTGGGTGGTCTGCGCGGCCAGGAAGTAGGCCACGTCGTCGCGCAGCGGCAGTCCCTTCAGTTCGTCCAGCGAGCCGAAGACCATGGCCCCTTCACCGGCGTAGGAGAGCAGGCCGCGCACCTCCGGGTGGTCGGCCTCTCCGAACAGCAGCAGGGTGCCGCCCCGGCCCCGTTCCTCGGCAATGCCCAGCTGGGCGCGCTTGACCTTGGGACAGGTGGCGTCCACCACCGAGGCGCCGGTGGCCTTCAGGGCCGTTTCCTCGGCCACGGGAATGCCGTGGGCGCGGATGACCACCCGCTGGCCGGGGACCACCTGGGCGGTGTCGCGCAGGCAGCGCACCCCGCGCTCCTCGTAGTGGGCCATCACCTGCGGGTTGTGGATGATGGGGCCCAGGGTGGCGATGGGCGCGTTGTTTTCGGTCACTTCCCGGTCCAGCTTGCGCAGGGCCAGGCTGACCCCCATGCAGAAGCCCGCCGTGCGGGCGCGAATGATTTTCATGGCCGGGCCTCTCCATCGGGGTTGGTGGTGGCTTGGTCGGCGGCGCCGTCTTCCGCGAACGCCTGCGGGGTCAGGTGGGTTTCCAGCAGTTCTTCCAGCAGGTCGCGGTCCAGGCACGAGGCCAGCCGGTTGCGCAGCGCCCGCACGCCGGGAATGTGGCGCACGTAGCGCGGCACGAAGGTGCGCATCTTGAGCAGGGCGGTGCGTTCGCCGGAGTGGGCCAGGGCCAGTTCAAGATGGCGGCGGATGAGCGCCTTCAGCCGGTCAGCGTCGGGCGGCGGGGGCTGGCCACCGGCCAGCAGCACCCGGTATTCGTCGAAGATGGCGGGGTTGTTCATGGCCCCCCGCGCGAACATCACCGTGGCCACGCCCGTCTCGCGCACGCAGCGCACCGCGTCCGCCGCCGTGAACAGGTCGCCGCTGGCGATGACCGGGATGGTCAGCGTGGCCGCAAGCTCGCGCAGGGCGCTCCAGCGCGCCTCGCCGCCAAAGCCCTGCCGCGCGAAGCGGGGGTGCAGGGTGATCCACCCCGCGCCCGCGTCTTGCAACCGCAGGGCCATTTCGCGCCAGGTTTCCTCGCCCGCCTGCCAGCCCAGCCGCATCTTGAAGCCCACCCGGCCTTCACCGGCCACCTCCACCATGGCGCGGGCCACGGACAGGGCGTTGTCCATGTCGCGCGACATGGCCGAGCCGCAACCCGTCTTGACCACCTTGGGCACCGAACATCCCATGTTCAGGTCGAACCAGCGAAAGCCCTGCTCCAGCAGCCCCGGCATGACCGTGCGCATGATGCCCGCGTCGGCCCCGAAAAGTTGCAGGACAAGCGGTGCATCTTCAGGCGTGGAGGCCAGCAGGTCGCGGGTGCCCGGGCTGTGGTACAGCAGCCCCTTGGCGCTGACCATTTCGGTGCAGCAGGCCGCCGCGCCGTGCTCGCGGCACAGCAGGCGAAAGGGCAGGTCGGAATACCCGGCCAGGGGGGCCAGCCACGGGGCGTCGGCCCGCAGGGGCGGGGGCAGGAAAAGGTGGGGGGCGGGGGATGCGGTGTCGGTCATGCGGGGTGACGGGTTGGAGTGGGCGGCGTGGAAAGCCGGGAATAGGGAAGGGGTTTTGTACGCTGTCGACGGACGGGGGGCAACGCCCCCTGTCCGAGGCTGTTGGTAAACGCAGTTTGTCGGCAGCCCGGCACGAAGGCGCTGGCGGCATTCACTGCCGCCGTATGGCGCCGGAGTGAGCGTGCCTTTGCAAAACCCGCCGGGGCGGGTTTGCCATCACCCCGAGTCGGGGGCAACGCCCCCCGCACCCCACGGAAATGACGGAAAATTAATGGCCACGGCGGGCACATTCCGGAATACGGCGCTCCCCCCTGAAAGGGTTTGCAAAGGGGCGCGGCCCCTTTGCCGGAGGGGGCCGGGGAGGCGGAGCCTTCCCGGAAGGACGTTGCCGGTACCCGGAGTCAGGCCAACAGGCCAGCCCCGCCGTGCAGCGCGGCCAGCAGCAACCCCAGCGGATCGGACGGCCCGGGGGGCAGGGGGCCGGTGGACAGCAGGGCCGTCTCCAGGGCGTCGGCGGCGTGCATCCCGGTCACCAGCGGTTCCAGCAGCGCATCGAGATTTTCCGGATGTTCCGCCATGACCCGGAAGGC
Above is a window of Nitratidesulfovibrio sp. SRB-5 DNA encoding:
- a CDS encoding chemotaxis protein; protein product: MSQTNILLEAGTNELEIVEFHLEESATDPATPNYRGYYGVNVAKVLEIIRMPKVTGLPEVQHPSVLGAFNLRSHIIPLVDLSQWLGKQRAESEPPKVIVTEFNNVTTAFMVSGVNRIHRISWEEVEPPNRYVAALSNNSITGVVKLEGRIIFILDLEKIVADLNPQLGLRLDEAVDWSANTRYRALIADDSGLIREMLKDLMQKANFEVEAVNNGREAWERLVELKHKAEQEARPVTDYVQVLVSDIEMPSMDGHNLCKQVKEDPALKKLPVVLFSSLITDKLRHKGDSVGADDQISKPEVTALAKRCLALIEAAK
- a CDS encoding PLP-dependent aminotransferase family protein, with amino-acid sequence MFILNHEDSAPLYVQLYTQIRDRVLTGELPAGTRLPSVRHLADELGVSRNTVDTAYLELIAEGFLLTRPRSGFFVAPVERHQAFRAGMPPAPAAAGAGPRHHPTTSDALGGSGTAGVPGTPDVTGTPDVTGAAHDRSHHREHGRAQGGAHGGVHDGVHGAAAPAPYRFDFHPARLDPASFPLPLWRAYTLECLREAPRELAEYNHPQGDPELRRAIGDYLQRSRGVVCTPDRVVVCAGLQHSLEIVADIMMDASPNAGVGAVSGAVAGANPARPLVVGVENPGYPLPRAVFRNRGIAVVPVPVGPEGMDVDALAQSRCTLAYVTPSHQFPLGHVMPVRNRLRLIQWANAGGNVIIEDDYDSELRYAGTPVPCMQGLHPGDAGRQAGPDNPAGSDKPDRPAGPAGPASSDGLDGAVVYTGTFSKILSPALRMSYMVLPPALLQVYRQRHRHHHAMVPLLEQRVLARFMARGHWDRHVRRMRTVYRQRHDAMLRAIDTHFGGRATVIGQGAGLHVVVRLHGTDADERELALLAGRAGIRLLPFSETRLADSPEAFRGGPPASPPASAPHGYGSTSHDGPLLLLGFGGMPPDELEQGVAQLHRACFPRAR
- a CDS encoding RluA family pseudouridine synthase; this encodes MAEPLVVTAAEAGQKLVQYLQRRCGAPQSAIQRWVRTGQVRINGGRCKPFDRVAEGDVVRVPPFALAGGEGDPVVGRSAPDAGQEAARDASANAGGGKERGSAPRPARGPCPLDPEPGEGAACGTGAAGSAAAPGPRACGARPEFQASPLPVAGRAEGLLVLLKPAGLAVQPGTGHDDCVTARLAAQYAGADFLPTPAHRLDRDTSGLLLVATSYARLRALSDAFAAREGLVKEYLAWVAGRWPHEGALTLHDRLEKQGAPGRQKVRRVGGDGSVPRAASATDAVRVAFGTDAAHAAAGADAGRHAACTVTPLRRGDGASLLLVRLHTGRTHQIRVQLAERGHPIMGDRKYGGPACGQGMLLHAVRLTLPDGERFTALPDWTGRWQVGEGDLP
- the ispH gene encoding 4-hydroxy-3-methylbut-2-enyl diphosphate reductase, coding for MKIIRARTAGFCMGVSLALRKLDREVTENNAPIATLGPIIHNPQVMAHYEERGVRCLRDTAQVVPGQRVVIRAHGIPVAEETALKATGASVVDATCPKVKRAQLGIAEERGRGGTLLLFGEADHPEVRGLLSYAGEGAMVFGSLDELKGLPLRDDVAYFLAAQTTQDREGFEDVVAWLRQRLGHDIPVLQTICDATRRRQQEAVDIARRVQAMVVVGGFDSGNTRRLADVARAQGVFTVHVETVDQLPVDELRKKSVIGLTAGASTPKSLIDAVQRFLESL
- a CDS encoding pyridoxamine 5'-phosphate oxidase family protein, with the protein product MLPDTFFEVLKNEGVVAIATQGEDGPHLVNTWNSYLKVLDGNRIVVPVGGMHKTEANVARDERVLMTLGSRKVAGRNGPGTGFLIRGSAAFRTDGPEFEAIARFKWARAALVITVASAEQTL
- a CDS encoding tRNA dihydrouridine synthase; protein product: MTDTASPAPHLFLPPPLRADAPWLAPLAGYSDLPFRLLCREHGAAACCTEMVSAKGLLYHSPGTRDLLASTPEDAPLVLQLFGADAGIMRTVMPGLLEQGFRWFDLNMGCSVPKVVKTGCGSAMSRDMDNALSVARAMVEVAGEGRVGFKMRLGWQAGEETWREMALRLQDAGAGWITLHPRFARQGFGGEARWSALRELAATLTIPVIASGDLFTAADAVRCVRETGVATVMFARGAMNNPAIFDEYRVLLAGGQPPPPDADRLKALIRRHLELALAHSGERTALLKMRTFVPRYVRHIPGVRALRNRLASCLDRDLLEELLETHLTPQAFAEDGAADQATTNPDGEARP